A segment of the Cololabis saira isolate AMF1-May2022 chromosome 3, fColSai1.1, whole genome shotgun sequence genome:
ccacagtcagttgacaccttgtttttacatttacttacaatatctatgacaataattattattataattattaataattataataattatgatAATTAATAAAggataattagtctgtcttgaacttttacgttatttttagtccttaGTCATGGAgaaacattttcattaaaccttctccagagaccaacagagcagatcatctttttttaacccacatcaactccatggttcctgacacagtggattcctatcagttttcctatcgtgccaacagatcagtggatgaagcgatggcttcggcttcacttcaccttccaacacctggacaggatgaacacctatgcacggcttctgtccctggatgtgtcatttgatgaagccaagaccagtgaaataacaaactggatcaaaatgacgtgattgaggaagttgaggaaaaaggacaaaagtgcatctccacttttcaacttcatttgatgacatttctctttccacattgttttctgagttaaatgctggttgtactgatcacgctgtaTCAATAATCTGCGTCACTGAAAACttcctcttgttgatgcactgaagtctttttttatttgtgtttttattattattattacgatagattgttcactcttgggtttatgttgagcttttataactcaccaccagggggcactgctgctctttctacatatggagagtgtaatattccagaattataaacaataaaatgattcatccatctaaaatgaaaacttaattacattttcatgattatttctgactaaatatgagttaaggtaaaaagacatttactcctaaacggatgtctgatataaaagggttaaatccaaagtctgtcctcttcctggaatctgatcccgatgatcctccctcttcttcctgctctccaacctgcagatctgcagcttcaacacggatctcaacatctgctttagaataaatcatgtgtcagacgagttgtaaatctagtacaacttgattgTATACATTTTGTagaatccccgactgatgacgTTTGACTCtttaactgatggttcacagatgtttttattcccTCAATGTAAaatcactgcaaacacactgtaagagctataaaggaataaaataaaacaatgttactCTTACTACATACAAGTTTCATCCAACTCAAatacaatgtcaatgtcaattttatttatatagcacatttaaaaacgactgAGGTCGACCAAACTGCTGTACAGTATACAgtaaaatgaaacaataccaaaagaaaatacagtacaaagtgtagaaacaataaaatcactaacatgttagaatgatcaataaaatagtaataaaagatagaaaatagaaaatagacggcaaagaacagacacacaaagtgcacaatcacttctcacagaTGTAGGCAACTAATTTATCGTacactaaaagccaaagaaaataaataggttttcaaaaaagacttaaaaaaatACAGGCCAACACAGCAGCTCGCTGGGTCGGCAAaaccgttaaccacaatacatgacagTAACAGACAACCAAActcaatatatacataaatactgtatatcatttacaaagaaaacaaaccttgtatcagccaggtgctttttgtgtcggtTAGGCACACTTTAGCACTCCCAACTCTAGTTTAGTCTTGCAGAAAACGTTTCTACAGCCTTTAAACATTAACCGTTAAAGACCGGCTGATGTTTACAAGTTTACAAGAGatgcattcaaaataaaagcactaaatattggtcttaatatataacaaaataaaagcctggctccaAACAATGccaataagaaaacaaacacaaaaacacatttacagaaatATTAAAAGGTCATCTACACATTtgattaaatattgttaaaatttcacattatgtaaataatatgaaaaacgtacacaaatatgTCGTAACTTCAGCTTGCGTAattacaataacacagcatcATTTGAATTGCatgttttgacttagtttgtcccatgaattatcacgataatctgatgtacgtgcagctcagattttaaaatgcatcaGAGCCTTTAACAGTTTCCAGCGAACAATGTATAACAATacaatatatcgcaaaatttggataccgcaatatcgtattgtatcgtaaTGTGTATCCCATatcacactcatttcctcattcatttgcaaaccaaatgttttatctaaatcaatacaaacattttaaaggggaaataaaagcaaaccgtatctgactgcactgacttctgaaatcttcaagattttttgtttatgtttttattatttatatatatgctgcagacattaaagtttagaaaatggtgacagatggttggctgttctgtttctgacgtgttgatggttgcgtttcttcttttgtccttgtttctctgaagtttcttcatgtttttcagaggaaTGTTGTAAAAACGGAACACGTAAAAATATCAAACTTGGACTAACCTCTGAACGGAgcagatggagagagtttaacaacatggagctgcagattaactttacaaagagaatgtgagtgaagaagaaacagacgggaaaaaagacgtgtgagagaggctttgtagatgaacgaaataaactgtcacgtttaaagaaacttcagcaaatactgacagctttttatttacaccgtggagacggcaagttaccaacagcaacaaataatacgattttagaaggaacagggattcaaacaacattagggctgaaacgattccttgaataattcgagtaattcgattacaaaaaattatcgaggaattttctctgcctcaaggaatcgtttaatttatttatttatttattttttttcgtttaatttcaccagctcaaagcctcgtattacgcccggaccacatttaatgcgacccaacgcgctgacgctgcgccatatatccatgcgctgcgcacgttaaagggggaagaaagaggcggcggatatgtttgttttgtaacatgccatgctcaggcagtctgcaatggcccagacgggagacacatgtagttcagtgcttaacttttattttgaatccacgctatattcttccggtccgttctcctatgttccccctctaaagccaaaagtattgttccgcgttaaatcgacgcagagcctatgctgCTCTCCGGCGAGGGCGCAGAGCGGCGGTCCGGCTGGCGGTGCTGcgctgccgtgcaggctctgttgccacggctacgccgtagcctacggcgtagggaacgcagtgacgcgcaccattctgcattgttgtaatgcggaaccataaataagcctttacccggtacataaacctctgttcccgctacagttttaactaaaagaaaaggcagaaaatgtcagaaaaataaaaacgtaataaagctaactgggtagttttcaattttaggtctgtagtcattcatggataaaacaagcagcactggtgccaaATGTGCTCTAATACAGCAGCTCTCagaagtttattttgaacactgccaaaactctaacttaaaacttaactagaacttcaaatttgcttgacacaaacgaaagttcaattgaaacacgtgggaaaaacacctaaccttttaagttatgtgtgatatcaagtgtaatggcatttttagtttagaaataagaacatttcttggtaagatccttagttatttgagtgaaggcagtgaatttggtcgactggtgtaagttcagggtttttaaatgcacagccatgaaccgactgtattatataatttagtcttagtgatgtcaattaacatctaacatcttataattgctctttaactaaacaaaaatatgttttatccgattactcgattaatcaatggaattttcagtagaatactcgattactaaaatattcgatagctgcagccctaaacaACATCAATGCAGAactcatgtgactcagcaaatcaattctgcggcttaaacctttgttgcacgtcttgcacaatTATCGCTcatcgcccgtgtgcgtggttatatGGCGTTTAAGATGTGCTgatctagtaaaggttttgttgcaggtgttgcacaggtacggcctttcgccggtgtgggtcctcgagtgaaccaccagggtgGTACGTAGCCTGTAacgttttccacatgttttgcagatgtagggcttctcgcccgtgtgcatgGTTTTGTGGCATTTAAGATGAAATAAATTAGTAAACGCTTTGTTGCagatgttgcacaggtacggcctttcgtcCGTGTGCATGGTTTTGTGGCATTTAAGATGTAATAAATTAGTAAAGGCTTTGTTGCagatgttgcacaggtacggcttttcgcccgcgtggatcctcgagtgaaccaccagttTGGAACGTtctctgtaactttttccacatgtttcgcagatgtagggcttctcatcCGTGTGCGTgattatgtggcgtttaagatctgatgatttagtaaacgattttccgcagttgttgcacaggtacggcctttcaccagtgtggatcATCATGTGATTctttaaattacaacttttactgaactctttcccgCAAGTTCTGCAAGAAAacgccttcttccccgtgtgggtcctggtcagctttgatttacagttgctgtctgacgggacagcagcatcttcgtggtcaccgtgtcgtctcattggctccggatctgcagttttgttggagtctgagtgtaaactttcagtcccttcctcatctttgttttcagcttcaggagaagtgtgcaacagcagctggccacagtttggtcctggttcaccattttcaactttcacatcagcgacattgaccaatgagacatccacctctacgtcctcctgCTTGATCTCCTGACaactggagtcttcctccagtcctgtagtctgtggatgccctggttcctcctggtccgggctgcagctcctctccaggttatccaggtgctggtcactgaaaaccccgtcctcctccaccttacaaacattttcttgtgggagttctggaattacaaaaagggacaaaaagataggcaaggcaaggcaatgcaagtttatttatatagcacaattcaacacaaggtaattcaaagtgctttacattgacattaaaagcggcaagacataattagaaagtaaataacaaataagattgaataaaattatgaataagatgataagaaaagaagtaaaataataaaaagcacaagctgttaaaaataagggcagtagagtccagcagataagtatttaatttaggagtacgcttgagtaaacagtaaagtttttagccctgatttgaaggagctaAAAGAGCAGTCTACAGTCTACAGTTCCTgtagacctcaggtctacaggaagtttgttccaccggtgaggagcagaaaaactgaacgctgcctcaccttgcttggctctggttcttgggaaccacaacaaaccagatccagatgaacctcaggggtctgggacttcataaggaactaacagatcaaccatgtatttttgTCCAAggccattcagtgctttgtagaccagcagtattttaaactctatcctttgactcactggaagtcagtgtagtgatttcatgatcggtgtaatatggtccagtttactggtgtttgtaaggactctggcggcagcgttctggatcagctgcagctgcctgatagatttcttgttaaaggggacctattatgaaaaacaggtttttttcttgttttaacatatataaagtggtctcccctcaccctgccagcacaggggagacaaaataccatgaatttctgcaagctctctgacccccgccggccagagtcccccagtgtcacgtggttttttttgagccgattaaaatctgctcccgtcgtgacgatttccataggttcagcctccactgctgaaaccatgcccacaaccagctctctccgctgctggagcggtgcttccttcagccagtaggacgcggcgccgcggtggagcggatccaggttaaatcatccaggttcccgggtggtttgggagctgggtcctcgggggtctgtcccagatcggaccagcttcaccctcaaagattttcaggcaaatctgtcggtttgatcaccggtaacgggcgatgcgccgtggatgcgctccggagccgatccgtggggttgcggcgcccgtcgcgcagaatccgccgggcagatccggctgaaattccgctggtcggtccccgggagtccctgctaccagtccaggccggttcctgcggtcccggccggtcgaaACCGgccagattcccccgttaaagccgcggagatgcgcgctgctccagcagcgctgctcccaggcgcccggcgtggctccggggccagcattcagaatccgccgggtagatccggcttaaatagtgcataaatgttatttatatacaacccatattttatttttttaacaataaagtttccatttgtgaaaattcagtgttgtgataatttacaggctcgggctgctctggcggagcaggtttattctcctcccctgctacacgtcattcagggagccaatcagcacagagcctcattatcataccccctaGTGGGGTGAAGGCtgtattgctactgtagcctggcgtgagcctgtgagtccgagctcagggcaaaggaaataaaactgagtttttgcattTTCCAATTGAATATTGTCCCTAAAAGTGCGTTGtaatatgtaaatgtaaatgcaatagcctgggggcgctgtttctcttattgcatttgaatattgtcctctgtaaatcaggttaaatctttcaaaatgaaatgtgaaacagcttttccattttcattaTAATATTGTCATAGAATGCCCATACaagtatgtgaaaatgaaaattcaaattgaattattgcattttaatttcatttttgtccaaATAACTCATGTATATGTGGAAAATTATAATGCTATTGTGGAattacatttgcatttgaataaagtcccCTATGGGCTTCCATAGGGACTGATTGCAACGTAATTTCTATGAAAGACCTCAGAAAGCTGAGACTGGATAAAAAGGTGAGCAAATCTCACTCCAAGCTTGTTGCTTATGCAGGACACCACATTCCAGCTTAAGGTAAAATCATGTTGACATGTCagtacaaagataaaaaagtaTGACATGGAGTTTGAGGTCATAAAGAACAatgaatgggggggggggggttatgttttatgaaaagcactttgtgttacactttttgtatgaaatgtgctgtacaaataaagtttgatttgatttgatttgatgatgatgatgcctctcagtgatgcATGGCGGGTGACGAAGctggtcactgatggagctctccatggtcctgaagGATGACTAGTACTACTAtcacagtacaggacagagcccgCTTTCCTCACCTTTTCCAGTCTGTTCCTTTCTactgctgtgatgctgctgctccagcagataacaacataaaagataaaagtaccagttgtagtaccagtagtaccagttatagtatcaattgtagtaccagttatagtaccagtagtaccagttatagtaccagtagtaccacttgtagtaccggttatagtaccagttatagtaccagttatagtaccagttatagtaccagtagtgccagttgtaataccagctggtgcaccagtagtaccagttgtagtaccactaCTACAAGTACTGCATATGAACTCCTATATGAACATCCTCCAACAATCTGgtttttttgccagtgtcatctcacatcttacacggagccactgtgatctgcatcttttctactaaataaacgattaagtctaaagaaatgtatggatctggttaaatacaaaacagcgcaaataatgttcaaagcaacgaATAATCTACTACCAAAAAATATGAGAGGAATGTTCACTGAGAGAGAAAGGGGCTATAATCTAAGGGGAGAACTAgattttagaaaacataaagtaggaacaacaatgtgcagcatgtgcatatggaactgtggagactctgtggaacagtttggagctggaaatgaaaaggtactaacataaatctgtttaaaaagatacaaaaaattatttataaacaggtatatggaagaggagatggggtaacgagtgtgagaaacaaataaaatagggaaaaatggtaaattatacttgcttaagatatgtttagatatttatgtggatatttatgtagtatatattatatgttgagagggatagttataattatgtaatatatgttatatatttattaggtatgtagcatatatatatttatagggatatttatgtagttatatagtgtatatttatatagttttataaaatatttgtattttctatatattgatataattttcatgtaatatttatattttctatatacttatatggataattatgtggtaataggcatgttttacatagtatttatatagactatatctatatggatattgtgtagatataataatagcaataatgtaaattcatagagtaataaaggggtaggaactaggaaaaagtgtagacttcttcctactccttttttccaacatatgtgaatatgaagatgttaatgtttattttttatatacatgttccaaataaaaataattcattcattcattgataaagtgtgaaatctcagtctggtccagagtgtgaatggagcatgaaaggcagcaccaagtaaacagaacaacaagttagttcgggatgtttccgaatcccacatcagcagctgcttgagctggggagtttcccatttagttggtttgcttcatcaccacggcttttaactggaaacaaagggatcttgtaggagtcatactcatgtgttcattcattcaactttccagggttacgtaccgactctgtggagtctgatttcaggtttccaggcgaggtccaacagtctgcgctgacggtcgagctcttcttcatactccaagatgcttttttcaaacactgacaatatttctacagcagctgctgttagtcgctgaccgataaactctctcagatgattcaccttagacattgttgaagaggaaaaagaaaggaaacaacagaaccgtcctctccttcttcttctctaggtttaatggcggatcacaaccaacgttattaggttctaccgccacctgctgtaccggagtgtgtaacatcaggatcattattacaccaggttacattctaacttaaaggggggaaaaaggaaatacctaaataaaataagataaccacatttaaatcttattatctatccctgcatctttaagaaagacaaggatttccttataacaatccctcatcacctcactcctccctaataacctactaaactccattcccgtcccagctcgtacatcctgtctcttaaagcgttcctttctacctcatacttgccacatttaagaatcacatgctctacattctctgtgacatcacactcatcacatttatcacacacggactttgacattaaatacagagttgattttaaactagtatgacctaatcttaatctagaaatgatgacttcctctctcctacactttcctttgaaaaccttcacgttaattgacttctgtatgttataaaaatgtctcccttttacaccgttgtcccacaccttctgccatgaatccctcactgcctttctaattcatgattttgcttcacctttaccaaaaggaatttccataattacctcactactcaatttcaatgctcttttagcaatattgtctgctttctcattgccatcaacacccatgtgggcaggaacccaacaaaactgcacagtaattccagttctgcataacctccacaataccattaatatttccaacactagatcttctcttattgttttatttgaagtcaaactctgaagggctgcagtggagtctgaacaaatgacatagttccttctcgcagttacagtaagtatttcatttaccaacgaaagtatttagaacaaaatgcatacaacattcttttcatcactggtttactacgacttctgtcatttagcagacgcttttatccaaagtgatttacatattaaaatattttttaattcatgtgtactttattatttgtcataaaacatttatgttgttaagaaacttttattgcaatgggcttcaaaataatacacatggtaagtatttgagacattaaaacatttaaatatccaaCTTAGTTTAGTTCAGCGCTTCCAGTCGGTGGATTTATTATTGACGTGCAGATGCAGGACTCATGAGTCACCGTttggcattaaaataaaaaagtaagttaAATCAGAGGGAAGGTAAACTTCGGATGGTACGACCAGAGGGAACACAGGGAAAGAAATGAGGATCAGTTAAcatgattttggtgtgaaatatatagatatacaagacacatttaaagctgcagtttccaacatttaaccactagagggaataaagatcccaaactaacccccaaactcagaatgacggttcattcatgcatgaatcacccacaggttttctgcaggggtttgaagcctctttttcctcgtattgtggcaggttggaattatataaagcaagaagtttaatgcgtaattaggggcgtggcctttgGATTGGCATTtatttgtccaacctgtaaataaatactttttctaagatcttagaaaatgttgggagtaaagaatcaggcctgtaattagtgaattggtgtctgtctccagttctgtacagtgggatgacttttgcagttttcattttttttttggaaatgtcccagttctgagcgactgattacagctgtatgtcagttaacaatccatcaataacctttttgactattgtcatatcaccacagtcagttgacaccttgtttttacatttacttacaatatctatgatttctctctcctccacagctgtgagaaacattgaatctggatttctacttattaatgtttccttccatccatcagctgatccaggatcacacatttttctgccagctttggtccaacactcacaaaatacctgttaaaatgattaaccacctcattcatattattaatgacttcatcgttactggttaaatattgtggataattagtctgtcttgaacttttcctaatggcatcgttcaatatattccaaatacctttaacattatttttagtccttattcatgaAGGAATTCATGTCTCTCTCCATGAAGGCaagtggtctcagctctgaaacagcaaagtcctccctctattatcatattattatttttattattgttgtaattattattacaaaagtgcatctccactcgttgagtttgcactttgaaagagatggaaaatggactggTACCAAAAGCCAGGCTTGTTGCACAAGGTTTTGAGGAAGTGCAAGTTTCTGCTACAGAAGGAATCTCCAACCTGTGCTTCAGTCTCTGAGGCTCCTTGTGGCAGGAAGTTATCAAAAACAATGGACACTGCATTTGATGGACATAAAATCTGCCTTCTTTCATGGACTAGAAATGTGGAGAGACATTTTCATTAGACCTTCTCCAaagaccaacagagcagatcatctttttttaacccacatcaactccatggttcctgacacagtggattcctatcagttttcctaccgtgccaacagatcagtggatgaagcgatggcttcggcttcacttcaccttccaacacctggacaggatgaacacctatgcacggcttctgtccctggatgtgtcatttgatgaagccaagaccagtgaaataaaaaactggatcaaaatgacgtgagtgaggaagttgaggataaaggacaaaagtgcatctctacttttcaacttcatttgatgacatttctctttccacattgttttctgagataaatgctggttgtactgatcacgctgtaccaatTATCTGCGTGACTGATAACTTTCGTCTTGTTGATGCactgaagtctttttttatttgtgtttttaatgattattattacaatagattattcactcttgggtttatgttgagcttttataactcaccaccagggggcactgctgctctttctatatatggagagtgtaatattccagaattataaacaataaatctacaatgaaaacttaattacatttttcagatcagtggatgaagcgatggcttcggcttcacttcaccttccaacacctggacaggatgaacacctatgcacggcttctgtccctggatgtgtcatttgatgaaaccaagaccagtgaaataacaaactggatcaaaatgacgtgattgaggaagttgaggataaaggacaaaagtgcatctccacttttcagcttcatttgatgacatttctctttcaacattgttttctgagctaaatactggttgtactgatcacgctgtaccaataatctgcatcactgacaactttcctctttTTGATGCAATaaggtctttttttatttgtgtttttattattattattacgatagattgttaactcttgggtttatgttgagcttttataactcaccaccagggggcactgctgctctttctacatatggagagtgtaatattccagaattataaacaatataataagtcatccatctaaaatgaaaacttaattacatttgtCATGGtattttctgactaaatatgagttgaggtaaaaagacatttacttgaaaacggatgtctgatataaaagggttaaatccaaagtctgtcctcttcctggaatctgatcccgatgatcctccctcttcttcctgctctccaatctgcagatctgcagcttcaacacggatctcaacatcagctttagaataaatcatgtgtcagacgagttgtaaatctagtacaacttgattttatacatgtgataaaataatatttcattaatttcataatatgtaaataatatgaaaaacgtacacaaat
Coding sequences within it:
- the LOC133440374 gene encoding zinc finger protein ZFP2-like translates to MRRHGDHEDAAVPSDSNCKSKLTRTHTGKKAFSCRTCGKEFSKSCNLKNHMMIHTGERPYLCNNCGKSFTKSSDLKRHIITHTDEKPYICETCGKSYRERSKLVVHSRIHAGEKPYLCNICNKAFTNLLHLKCHKTMHTDERPYLCNICNKAFTNLFHLKCHKTMHTGEKPYICKTCGKRYRLRTTLVVHSRTHTGERPYLCNTCNKTFTRSAHLKRHITTHTGDER